One Mangifera indica cultivar Alphonso chromosome 4, CATAS_Mindica_2.1, whole genome shotgun sequence genomic region harbors:
- the LOC123214861 gene encoding protein EMSY-LIKE 3 isoform X1, with protein MDYEPYDSSGTDDDLPPSHQNRIPRGGRVAGNGRPPVVSVPYPRMYGDTDMETQIHQLEQEAYSSVLRAFKAQADAITWEKESLITELRKELRLSNEEHRELLGRVNADDTIIRIREWRQAGGLQPGMHAISQAVHDPTPSPTVSASHKRQKINQPIPSQSFGGPSQSFHPQAVTASASHQPSSSAAKRGSISGSKGKKHKPGLPGVSSMKSMQYPSSGPAGRGQVANRASTGAAYVGELTEGATFNPLIGKRVRTRWPDDNNFYEAVITDYNPVEGRHALVYDIGTANETWEWVNLSEISPEDIQWEGEDPGISHRGGYGGPGHGVSRTVGRDIFSGAGRGRGVPKGQSRKDFMPSQNGIGKKAPDDIQMRHTASLIKEVEKVFGTNHPDPVEVEKAKRVLKEQEQALIDAIARLADISDGESDEGGRQFSRGQSMGE; from the exons ATGGACTACGAGCCATACGACAGCAGTG GAACTGATGACGACCTTCCACCATCACATCAGAATAGAATCCCTAGAGGAGGACGTGTTGCAGGAAATGGAAGACCTCCTGTGGTTTCTGTTCCATACCCTAGAATGTATGGTGACACTGATATGGAGACTCAAATTCATCAGCTTGAGCAAGAAGCATACAGTTCAGTTCTGAGGGCCTTTAAAGCTCAAGCTGATGCCATTACTTGG GAGAAAGAAAGTTTGATAACAGAACTAAGAAAAGAGTTGAGATTATCAAATGAGGAGCACCGAGAGCTTCTAGGCAGGGTCAATGCTGATGATACAATAATAAGAATAAG GGAGTGGAGACAGGCAGGTGGGCTTCAACCTGGCATGCACGCTATTTCTCAAGCTGTTCATGATCCTACACCTAGCCCAACTGTCTCTGCGTCTCATAAGAGACAAAAAATAAACCAGCCAATACCTTCTCAATCTTTTGGCGGGCCATCACAATCATTTCACCCTCAAGCAGTGACCGCATCTGCATCCCACCAACCATCTTCATCAGCTGCTAAACGAGGATCTATTTCAGGATCCAAGGGCAAGAAACATAAACCT ggATTACCTGGTGTATCGTCAATGAAGTCCATGCAATACCCATCATCTGGTCCTGCTGGGAGGGGGCAAGTTGCTAATAGGGCATCAACAGGGGCTGCTTATGTAGGTGAGCTCACTGAAGGAGCAACATTTAATCCTTTGATTGGTAAGAGAGTCAGGACCCGGTGGCCTGATGACAATAACTTCTATGAAGCTGTTATAACTGACTACAACCCAGTTGAG GGACGACATGCACTAGTCTATGATATTGGTACCGCAAATGAGACCTGGGAATGGGTTAATCTTTCAGAG ATCTCCCCTGAGGATATACAATGGGAAGGTGAGGATCCTGGAATTTCACATCGAGGAGGTTATGGTGGACCAGGTCATGGGGTGAGTAGAACTGTAGGTCGTGATATTTTTTCTGGCGCTGGAAGAGGTAGAGGTGTCCCAAAAGGTCAATCCAGAAAAGATTTTATGCCATCACAGAATGGCATTGGAAAGAAGGCACCAGATGACATACAAATGCGTCACACTGCTAGTTTAATCAAGGAG gtgGAGAAAGTCTTTGGTACAAATCATCCTGATCCAGTAGAGGTTGAAAAGGCGAAGAGAGTGTTGAAG GAGCAAGAACAAGCACTTATTGATGCAATTGCAAGGCTTGCTGACATTTCTGATGGTGAAAGTG ATGAGGGTGGCCGTCAATTCTCACGCGGGCAGTCAATGGgagaatga
- the LOC123214861 gene encoding protein EMSY-LIKE 3 isoform X2, which produces MDYEPYDSSGTDDDLPPSHQNRIPRGGRVAGNGRPPVVSVPYPRMYGDTDMETQIHQLEQEAYSSVLRAFKAQADAITWEKESLITELRKELRLSNEEHRELLGRVNADDTIIRIREWRQAGGLQPGMHAISQAVHDPTPSPTVSASHKRQKINQPIPSQSFGGPSQSFHPQAVTASASHQPSSSAAKRGSISGSKGKKHKPGLPGVSSMKSMQYPSSGPAGRGQVANRASTGAAYVGELTEGATFNPLIGKRVRTRWPDDNNFYEAVITDYNPVEGRHALVYDIGTANETWEWVNLSEISPEDIQWEGEDPGISHRGGYGGPGHGVSRTVGRDIFSGAGRGRGVPKGQSRKDFMPSQNGIGKKAPDDIQMRHTASLIKEVEKVFGTNHPDPVEVEKAKRVLKEQEQALIDAIARLADISDGENEGGRQFSRGQSMGE; this is translated from the exons ATGGACTACGAGCCATACGACAGCAGTG GAACTGATGACGACCTTCCACCATCACATCAGAATAGAATCCCTAGAGGAGGACGTGTTGCAGGAAATGGAAGACCTCCTGTGGTTTCTGTTCCATACCCTAGAATGTATGGTGACACTGATATGGAGACTCAAATTCATCAGCTTGAGCAAGAAGCATACAGTTCAGTTCTGAGGGCCTTTAAAGCTCAAGCTGATGCCATTACTTGG GAGAAAGAAAGTTTGATAACAGAACTAAGAAAAGAGTTGAGATTATCAAATGAGGAGCACCGAGAGCTTCTAGGCAGGGTCAATGCTGATGATACAATAATAAGAATAAG GGAGTGGAGACAGGCAGGTGGGCTTCAACCTGGCATGCACGCTATTTCTCAAGCTGTTCATGATCCTACACCTAGCCCAACTGTCTCTGCGTCTCATAAGAGACAAAAAATAAACCAGCCAATACCTTCTCAATCTTTTGGCGGGCCATCACAATCATTTCACCCTCAAGCAGTGACCGCATCTGCATCCCACCAACCATCTTCATCAGCTGCTAAACGAGGATCTATTTCAGGATCCAAGGGCAAGAAACATAAACCT ggATTACCTGGTGTATCGTCAATGAAGTCCATGCAATACCCATCATCTGGTCCTGCTGGGAGGGGGCAAGTTGCTAATAGGGCATCAACAGGGGCTGCTTATGTAGGTGAGCTCACTGAAGGAGCAACATTTAATCCTTTGATTGGTAAGAGAGTCAGGACCCGGTGGCCTGATGACAATAACTTCTATGAAGCTGTTATAACTGACTACAACCCAGTTGAG GGACGACATGCACTAGTCTATGATATTGGTACCGCAAATGAGACCTGGGAATGGGTTAATCTTTCAGAG ATCTCCCCTGAGGATATACAATGGGAAGGTGAGGATCCTGGAATTTCACATCGAGGAGGTTATGGTGGACCAGGTCATGGGGTGAGTAGAACTGTAGGTCGTGATATTTTTTCTGGCGCTGGAAGAGGTAGAGGTGTCCCAAAAGGTCAATCCAGAAAAGATTTTATGCCATCACAGAATGGCATTGGAAAGAAGGCACCAGATGACATACAAATGCGTCACACTGCTAGTTTAATCAAGGAG gtgGAGAAAGTCTTTGGTACAAATCATCCTGATCCAGTAGAGGTTGAAAAGGCGAAGAGAGTGTTGAAG GAGCAAGAACAAGCACTTATTGATGCAATTGCAAGGCTTGCTGACATTTCTGATGGTGAAA ATGAGGGTGGCCGTCAATTCTCACGCGGGCAGTCAATGGgagaatga
- the LOC123214495 gene encoding protein N-terminal asparagine amidohydrolase isoform X1: protein MIFVGGLPFSTDSSSFSSQVPTSVTSCILFDHHNFNFSNFIFHEQGIEILVTLMKNPILESAARSFSSIEETKVSCSETSAPNKYVYLFQGEYATVDPSLVHYVGTDEATTCVGLVISNRVTRMTSVAHFDSPAIVDIGLTQMLSLVVDGNPSAALDVHLIGGFDDVSPSHANVISTSESYTELAGYSTPLCVKLVETMQKRNEKFHIQTLFVLGHNTKRDSQGNAYPIFHGFLVETSTGSLIPASFDRTSRCPDEIVRRIRVTSSYEDTSWNGKLLETYDTQTDRFVIAPCCWTSRQLRNIMMLQNPSDAEVLRLRSTSPYAEGPDFVETLRRTWNYFAKHPDWRESFPMKQPRIFERTADGDWKRC, encoded by the exons atgatCTTTGTTGGTGGGCTTCCTTTTTCTActgattcatcttcattttcatctcaGGTACCCACTTCCGTAACTTCTTGTATTCTCTTTGATCatcacaattttaatttctcaaacttCATCTTTCATGAACAGGGGATCGAAATCCTTGTTACTTTAATGAAAAACCCCATTCTGGAGTCTGCCGCACGCTCTTTCAGTTCTATTGAGGAGACTAAAGTCTCATGTTCAGAGACATCCGCACCTAACAAATACGTTTATCTTTTCCAGGGAGAATATGCTACTGTTGACCCTTCCCTTGTTCAT TATGTTGGCACAGATGAAGCAACAACTTGTGTGGGGCTTGTCATTAGCAACCGGGTAACTAGAAT GACCTCTGTTGCTCATTTCGATTCTCCTGCAATTGTGGATATTGGACTCACCCAGATGTTATCACTAGTTGTTGATGGAAACCCTTCTGCTGCTTTGGAT GTGCATCTGATTGGTGGTTTTGATGATGTTTCTCCCAGT CATGCCAATGTTATCTCTACATCAGAAAGCTACACCGAATTGGCTGGCTATTCCACTCCATTGTGTGTCAAACTGGTTGAAACCATGCAGAAGAGAAATGAAAAGTTTCATATCCAAACGCTCTTTGTTCTAGGGCATAACACCAAGAGAGATTCTCAAGGAAATGCATACCCTATTTTCCACGGATTTCTG GTAGAAACTTCGACAGGATCTCTTATCCCGGCTAGTTTTGATAGAACTTCAAGATGTCCTGATGAAATTGTCAGGAGAATAAGGGTAACTTCGTCTTATGAGGACACCAGTTGGAATGGCAAGCTGCTGGAGACATATGACACTCAAACTGATAGATTTGTGATAGCCCCATGCTGCTG GACCTCACGTCAATTACGTAATATAATGATGTTGCAAAATCCTTCTGATGCTGAAGTCCTCCGTTTGCGTTCAACTTCACCTTATGCTGAGGGCCCTGATTTTGTGGAAACACTAAGAAG GACGTGGAACTATTTTGCGAAACACCCAGATTGGAGAGAATCCTTTCCAATGAAGCAGCCACGCATTTTCGAGAGGACTGCAGATGGAGACTGGAAAAGATGTTGA
- the LOC123214495 gene encoding protein N-terminal asparagine amidohydrolase isoform X2: protein MIFVGGLPFSTDSSSFSSQGIEILVTLMKNPILESAARSFSSIEETKVSCSETSAPNKYVYLFQGEYATVDPSLVHYVGTDEATTCVGLVISNRVTRMTSVAHFDSPAIVDIGLTQMLSLVVDGNPSAALDVHLIGGFDDVSPSHANVISTSESYTELAGYSTPLCVKLVETMQKRNEKFHIQTLFVLGHNTKRDSQGNAYPIFHGFLVETSTGSLIPASFDRTSRCPDEIVRRIRVTSSYEDTSWNGKLLETYDTQTDRFVIAPCCWTSRQLRNIMMLQNPSDAEVLRLRSTSPYAEGPDFVETLRRTWNYFAKHPDWRESFPMKQPRIFERTADGDWKRC, encoded by the exons atgatCTTTGTTGGTGGGCTTCCTTTTTCTActgattcatcttcattttcatctcaG GGGATCGAAATCCTTGTTACTTTAATGAAAAACCCCATTCTGGAGTCTGCCGCACGCTCTTTCAGTTCTATTGAGGAGACTAAAGTCTCATGTTCAGAGACATCCGCACCTAACAAATACGTTTATCTTTTCCAGGGAGAATATGCTACTGTTGACCCTTCCCTTGTTCAT TATGTTGGCACAGATGAAGCAACAACTTGTGTGGGGCTTGTCATTAGCAACCGGGTAACTAGAAT GACCTCTGTTGCTCATTTCGATTCTCCTGCAATTGTGGATATTGGACTCACCCAGATGTTATCACTAGTTGTTGATGGAAACCCTTCTGCTGCTTTGGAT GTGCATCTGATTGGTGGTTTTGATGATGTTTCTCCCAGT CATGCCAATGTTATCTCTACATCAGAAAGCTACACCGAATTGGCTGGCTATTCCACTCCATTGTGTGTCAAACTGGTTGAAACCATGCAGAAGAGAAATGAAAAGTTTCATATCCAAACGCTCTTTGTTCTAGGGCATAACACCAAGAGAGATTCTCAAGGAAATGCATACCCTATTTTCCACGGATTTCTG GTAGAAACTTCGACAGGATCTCTTATCCCGGCTAGTTTTGATAGAACTTCAAGATGTCCTGATGAAATTGTCAGGAGAATAAGGGTAACTTCGTCTTATGAGGACACCAGTTGGAATGGCAAGCTGCTGGAGACATATGACACTCAAACTGATAGATTTGTGATAGCCCCATGCTGCTG GACCTCACGTCAATTACGTAATATAATGATGTTGCAAAATCCTTCTGATGCTGAAGTCCTCCGTTTGCGTTCAACTTCACCTTATGCTGAGGGCCCTGATTTTGTGGAAACACTAAGAAG GACGTGGAACTATTTTGCGAAACACCCAGATTGGAGAGAATCCTTTCCAATGAAGCAGCCACGCATTTTCGAGAGGACTGCAGATGGAGACTGGAAAAGATGTTGA
- the LOC123214497 gene encoding uncharacterized protein LOC123214497: MSTANPFSTATTSSTPPLPTTQQQQQQQHVYPNIRPPTTPNPNQGILYPVASSGRGFIPKPFLPNSNTSDHTVTVSNHAPYPPRPNHLPHHHYLVRPSFTHYHHIPRPIRGIPVSSPHPKVAPSSSPMADSNGYKNSRDKKDETVAIIRDRKVRISEGASLYALCRSWLKNGFPEESQPQYGDGVKSLPRPLPVPVDANMTQKTEGEEEEEEEKDNDKEEVAHLSEKELLKRHVKHAKKVRAWLREERAKRIERYKTRLSLLLPPLVEQSQNDGAAGN; this comes from the exons ATGTCCACCGCTAACCCTTTTTCTACCGCCACCACATCGTCAACTCCTCCACTACCAACAACGcaacaacagcagcagcagcaacacGTTTACCCAAATATAAGACCTCCAACAACACCGAATCCAAATCAGGGAATTTTATACCCAGTAGCTTCGTCTGGACGAGGGTTTATACCAAAACCTTTTCTTCCTAATTCAAACACTTCTGATCACACTGTCACTGTCTCCAATCACGCTCCCTACCCTCCCCGTCCTAATCACCTCCCCCACCACCATTACCTTGTTAGGCCTTCTTTCACTCATTATCATCACATTCCTCGTCCTATACGGGGCATTCCCGTCTCGTCTCCTCACCCTAAG GTTGCTCCATCTTCATCTCCAATGGCTGACTCTAATGGATATAAAAATTCAAG GGATAAAAAGGATGAGACTGTTGCCATTATAAGAGATCGAAAA GTCAGAATATCAGAAGGGGCTTCTCTTTATGCTCTTTGTCGGTCATGGTTGAAAAATGGATTTCCTGAAGAAAGTCAG CCACAATATGGAGATGGTGTAAAGTCTCTCCCACGACCTCTGCCCGTGCCAGTAGATGCAAATATGACACAGAAAACagaaggtgaagaagaagaagaagaagagaaggacAATGATAAGGAAGAG GTTGCTCATTTATCAGAAAAAGAACTGTTGAAAAGACATGTTAAACATGCAAAGAAGGTTCGAGCATG GTTAAGGGAAGAACGGGCAAAACGAATAGAGAGGTACAAAACAAGGTTGAGTCTTCTCCTTCCCCCTCTAGTAGAACAGAGCCAAAATGATGGTGCAGCTGGAAACTGA
- the LOC123213808 gene encoding homeobox-leucine zipper protein HOX11-like isoform X1, with translation MELGLSLGDACNSLGFMENSATHHLAANKGLGFCMALSIASSTAKQLYTHADDDDDDDDEDTDKLTTNTPSVDPPVPLDLLPNTPVPRNPPSLLAFPWSSDNGSSEAGSSGQMARGFDVNKFPFVEQVEDGGALSSSPNNSAASSFQMDFCMYSGGHKKDFGNVGNETGAERGSSRFSDEDENGCTRKKLRLSKEQSAFLEESFKEHNTLNPKQKLALAKQLNLRPRQVEVWFQNRRARTKLKQTEVDCEYLKRCCETLTEENRRLHKELQELRALKTSNSFYMQLPATTLTMCPSCERVATTTTTTTTDPTSKASEIPKMEECVGLKESDGGRLKKKKKMAGQDKHVILDQYVSLSGVWVSYQSNYESKVHFFIIYHS, from the exons ATGGAGCTTGGCTTGAGCTTAGGGGATGCTTGTAACTCACTTGGCTTCATGGAAAACTCCGCCACCCACCACCTTGCTGCTAACAAAGGTTTAGGTTTTTGCATGGCCCTATCCATCGCTTCTTCTACTGCAAAACAACTTTATACTCAcgctgatgatgatgatgatgatgatgatgaagatacaGATAAACTTACTACTAATACACCTTCTGTAGATCCTCCTGTTCCACTTGATCTTCTTCCCAATACACCTGTCCCTCGTAATCCGCCTTCTCTTCTTGCCTTTCCTTGGTCATCTGATAACG ggagCTCAGAGGCGGGTTCGTCGGGGCAAATGGCAAGAGGATTTGATGTAAACAAATTCCCTTTTGTTGAACAAGTAGAAGATGGTGGTGCTTTATCTTCTTCACCAAACAACAGCGCAGCATCTTCCTTCCAGATGGATTTTTGTATGTACAGTGGAGGGCATAAGAAAGATTTTGGTAATGTTGGTAATGAAACGGGGGCTGAGAGAGGTTCTTCAAGATTTAGTGATGAAGATGAGAATGGTTGCACTAGAAAAAAACTCAGGCTTTCTAAAGAACAATCTGCTTTTCTTGAAGAAAGCTTTAAAGAACACAATACTCTTAATCCT AAACAAAAGCTTGCACTTGCAAAGCAACTTAATCTTCGTCCACGCCAAGTAGAAGTTTGGTTTCAGAACAGAAGAGCGAg GACTAAATTGAAGCAAACTGAGGTGGATTGTGAGTACCTAAAGAGATGCTGTGAAACGTTAACCGAAGAAAACAGAAGACTTCATAAGGAACTTCAAGAATTAAGAGCTTTGAAGACTTCTAATTCCTTTTACATGCAATTACCAGCCACCACTCTCACCATGTGTCCATCTTGTGAGCGAGTGGCcactaccaccaccaccaccaccactgaCCCCACCTCTAAAGCTTCCGAAATTCCT AAAATGGAAGAGTGCGTGGGGTTGAAGGAAAGTGATGGGgggagattgaagaagaagaagaagatggcgGGACAAGACAAGCATGTCATACTTGATCAATATGTCTCTTTAAGTGGGGTATGGGTATCCTATCAATCCAATTATGAGTCCAAAGtacattttttcattatttatcattcttaa
- the LOC123213808 gene encoding homeobox-leucine zipper protein HOX11-like isoform X3: MELGLSLGDACNSLGFMENSATHHLAANKGLGFCMALSIASSTAKQLYTHADDDDDDDDEDTDKLTTNTPSVDPPVPLDLLPNTPVPRNPPSLLAFPWSSDNGSSEAGSSGQMARGFDVNKFPFVEQVEDGGALSSSPNNSAASSFQMDFCMYSGGHKKDFGNVGNETGAERGSSRFSDEDENGCTRKKLRLSKEQSAFLEESFKEHNTLNPKQKLALAKQLNLRPRQVEVWFQNRRARTKLKQTEVDCEYLKRCCETLTEENRRLHKELQELRALKTSNSFYMQLPATTLTMCPSCERVATTTTTTTTDPTSKASEIPNRKWKSAWG; the protein is encoded by the exons ATGGAGCTTGGCTTGAGCTTAGGGGATGCTTGTAACTCACTTGGCTTCATGGAAAACTCCGCCACCCACCACCTTGCTGCTAACAAAGGTTTAGGTTTTTGCATGGCCCTATCCATCGCTTCTTCTACTGCAAAACAACTTTATACTCAcgctgatgatgatgatgatgatgatgatgaagatacaGATAAACTTACTACTAATACACCTTCTGTAGATCCTCCTGTTCCACTTGATCTTCTTCCCAATACACCTGTCCCTCGTAATCCGCCTTCTCTTCTTGCCTTTCCTTGGTCATCTGATAACG ggagCTCAGAGGCGGGTTCGTCGGGGCAAATGGCAAGAGGATTTGATGTAAACAAATTCCCTTTTGTTGAACAAGTAGAAGATGGTGGTGCTTTATCTTCTTCACCAAACAACAGCGCAGCATCTTCCTTCCAGATGGATTTTTGTATGTACAGTGGAGGGCATAAGAAAGATTTTGGTAATGTTGGTAATGAAACGGGGGCTGAGAGAGGTTCTTCAAGATTTAGTGATGAAGATGAGAATGGTTGCACTAGAAAAAAACTCAGGCTTTCTAAAGAACAATCTGCTTTTCTTGAAGAAAGCTTTAAAGAACACAATACTCTTAATCCT AAACAAAAGCTTGCACTTGCAAAGCAACTTAATCTTCGTCCACGCCAAGTAGAAGTTTGGTTTCAGAACAGAAGAGCGAg GACTAAATTGAAGCAAACTGAGGTGGATTGTGAGTACCTAAAGAGATGCTGTGAAACGTTAACCGAAGAAAACAGAAGACTTCATAAGGAACTTCAAGAATTAAGAGCTTTGAAGACTTCTAATTCCTTTTACATGCAATTACCAGCCACCACTCTCACCATGTGTCCATCTTGTGAGCGAGTGGCcactaccaccaccaccaccaccactgaCCCCACCTCTAAAGCTTCCGAAATTCCT AATAGAAAATGGAAGAGTGCGTGGGGTTGA
- the LOC123213808 gene encoding homeobox-leucine zipper protein HOX11-like isoform X2, which yields MELGLSLGDACNSLGFMENSATHHLAANKGLGFCMALSIASSTAKQLYTHADDDDDDDDEDTDKLTTNTPSVDPPVPLDLLPNTPVPRNPPSLLAFPWSSDNGSSEAGSSGQMARGFDVNKFPFVEQVEDGGALSSSPNNSAASSFQMDFCMYSGGHKKDFGNVGNETGAERGSSRFSDEDENGCTRKKLRLSKEQSAFLEESFKEHNTLNPKQKLALAKQLNLRPRQVEVWFQNRRARTKLKQTEVDCEYLKRCCETLTEENRRLHKELQELRALKTSNSFYMQLPATTLTMCPSCERVATTTTTTTTDPTSKASEIPVSRPMLYPFSQNQNHRSSP from the exons ATGGAGCTTGGCTTGAGCTTAGGGGATGCTTGTAACTCACTTGGCTTCATGGAAAACTCCGCCACCCACCACCTTGCTGCTAACAAAGGTTTAGGTTTTTGCATGGCCCTATCCATCGCTTCTTCTACTGCAAAACAACTTTATACTCAcgctgatgatgatgatgatgatgatgatgaagatacaGATAAACTTACTACTAATACACCTTCTGTAGATCCTCCTGTTCCACTTGATCTTCTTCCCAATACACCTGTCCCTCGTAATCCGCCTTCTCTTCTTGCCTTTCCTTGGTCATCTGATAACG ggagCTCAGAGGCGGGTTCGTCGGGGCAAATGGCAAGAGGATTTGATGTAAACAAATTCCCTTTTGTTGAACAAGTAGAAGATGGTGGTGCTTTATCTTCTTCACCAAACAACAGCGCAGCATCTTCCTTCCAGATGGATTTTTGTATGTACAGTGGAGGGCATAAGAAAGATTTTGGTAATGTTGGTAATGAAACGGGGGCTGAGAGAGGTTCTTCAAGATTTAGTGATGAAGATGAGAATGGTTGCACTAGAAAAAAACTCAGGCTTTCTAAAGAACAATCTGCTTTTCTTGAAGAAAGCTTTAAAGAACACAATACTCTTAATCCT AAACAAAAGCTTGCACTTGCAAAGCAACTTAATCTTCGTCCACGCCAAGTAGAAGTTTGGTTTCAGAACAGAAGAGCGAg GACTAAATTGAAGCAAACTGAGGTGGATTGTGAGTACCTAAAGAGATGCTGTGAAACGTTAACCGAAGAAAACAGAAGACTTCATAAGGAACTTCAAGAATTAAGAGCTTTGAAGACTTCTAATTCCTTTTACATGCAATTACCAGCCACCACTCTCACCATGTGTCCATCTTGTGAGCGAGTGGCcactaccaccaccaccaccaccactgaCCCCACCTCTAAAGCTTCCGAAATTCCTGTAAGTAGACCCATGCTGTATCCGTTTTCTCAGAATCAGAATCACCGTTCATCGCCATAG
- the LOC123213807 gene encoding uncharacterized protein LOC123213807: protein MGNNVREVMELDLNSEPLEPSNGSLLGLGSLLNELETAHGRIEERIRQLEAVTSRARQRQRWRIGQSNPQMVNVYSENNVSNVHGEVSTDSSERIVENRIMGKRDASHLIAKALAVDTDTKLVESDSGGFFDCNICLHIARDPILTCCGHLFCWLCFYQVPYVYSYVKECPVCKGDVKDSSIIPIYGNGDDDEARKTKFRECLRIPSRPQACRIESKRQQLINQRAFSSPIGVRIQQVSNVIDAVEEQTRSLDIDGVHTASERTNLLGHQYSTTPLLSTTEMEGNQHHRAVQVSRLLSQGAASFSSLSSALNLAMDSAERLVEDLEAYINSNHVGRSHQESSHVDRDSSSSTVTVVQLESHSVDAEIGSSVSPSASSLRADVPANVVHLENEATDAALEVSPTVLPSSSSRRTVSPRVLEVNDGASREHRRRRLR, encoded by the coding sequence ATGGGTAATAATGTGAGGGAAGTAATGgaacttgatttaaattcagAGCCTTTGGAGCCTTCTAATGGTTCCCTGTTGGGGTTAGGATCTTTACTGAATGAACTGGAAACAGCCCATGGTCGCATTGAAGAACGCATTAGACAACTCGAAGCAGTCACCTCCAGGGCTAGACAACGCCAGAGGTGGAGGATTGGTCAAAGTAATCCTCAAATGGTGAATGTATATTCAGAAAATAATGTTTCTAATGTTCACGGGGAGGTTAGTACTGATTCCTCAGAAAGGATAGTTGAGAACAGAATAATGGGCAAAAGAGATGCCAGCCATTTGATAGCAAAGGCATTGGCTGTGGATACAGATACTAAGCTGGTGGAAAGTGACAGTGGGGGATTTTTTGACTGTAATATATGCTTGCATATCGCAAGAGATCCTATATTGACCTGTTGTGGTCACTTGTTTTGTTGGCTATGCTTCTATCAAGTACCATATGTTTATTCATATGTGAAGGAATGTCCTGTCTGTAAGGGAGACGTGAAAGATTCAAGTATTATTCCAATATACGGTAATGGGGATGATGATGAGGCCCGCAAGACAAAGTTTAGGGAGTGTTTGCGGATCCCTTCTAGGCCCCAAGCATGCAGGATTGAGAGTAAGAGGCAGCAGCTTATTAATCAGAGAGCATTTTCTTCTCCTATCGGGGTAAGAATTCAACAAGTTAGCAATGTAATTGATGCAGTGGAGGAGCAAACCAGGTCTCTAGACATTGATGGTGTGCACACCGCCAGTGAAAGAACCAATTTGTTGGGCCATCAATATTCTACTACACCATTATTGTCCACCACGGAGATGGAGGGAAACCAGCATCATCGTGCAGTTCAAGTTTCTAGATTGTTATCTCAAGGAGCTGCTTCATTTTCTTCCCTCTCATCTGCATTAAATCTTGCAATGGATTCTGCAGAAAGACTAGTTGAGGACCTTGAGGCATATATTAACAGTAATCACGTCGGGAGAAGCCATCAAGAATCTTCACATGTTGATAGAGATTCATCTTCTAGCACTGTTACTGTTGTTCAGCTTGAAAGCCACTCTGTGGATGCTGAAATTGGATCTTCAGTTTCCCCTTCTGCTTCATCCTTAAGAGCTGATGTCCCTGCTAATGTGGTTCACTTGGAAAATGAGGCAACAGATGCTGCCTTAGAAGTTAGTCCAACAGTGCTCCCTTCTTCATCTTCTCGGAGGACTGTAAGTCCGAGAGTATTAGAAGTTAACGATGGAGCTTCCCGTGAGCATAGAAGGAGAAGGTTGAGATGA